CCGTACCCACTGAGTAAAATCTAATTGGTAAAAGGCGATGCGGATGTCTGTAGCTTTCAATTCTTCAATAAATGCCCAAAGTAAAGCTTTGTGACCTCCACGAAAGCGATCTCGTAATGTTCTAGCTTTGCCAATGTAGAGGATTCCAAGAGTGCGATGCTTGACAGCGTAGATACCAGCACTCATCGGAAGTTCGCGGAATTCTTTGGTAAGAGCAATACAATCCTCAAAGGGAATAGATGCAAGAGTATCCAGAATCGCTTGGGCTTCTTGCTGGATAGATTCAGGCATAGCAATGGGAGACGCAAGCAATTTTTCCATCTTACAATGCGATCGCGCTTTATTGCAAATACCATTACAATTATTCCAGCGCCTCCCAATCGTCTAAAGGTGTAGCAGCTATGAACTTTATCTAATTCTTTGTATTTAACAGATCTGCATTGACACAGTTATTCTTGCTTATTATTCTGTTCGGAATTAAATACCTCTCCAGCCCTTCCCCAAGATGGATAATTGCCTGCAATGGCAAGGTATCCAGAAGGAAGTCCGCAGACAAAGAAGCCTGCAATTGCTCGCCCAAAGTTTTGATTGCGGAAACTATGGATTACATAACCAGCATAAGCAAAGAAAATTGTAGCCCCGATAATTCGCAATGTAATTGGATGACTTTTGGGGAAGAAACAAGCAATTGCAATAGTCACGCACAATGCTGTCATTCCATAGAAGACATTAGATCCGGCAGGCAAACCACTGGGATCGAGCGCAGTCATAAAAAATCCGATCGCACACAATAAAGCTACTATCCCAATAGCTATACGCGATCCTTTACTCATTACACTTTCTCCTGCAAAAAAGGTTTTCTATCTTGAGTGCATTCATATTGAATTTGCCATTTATCTTAAAGGGCTTTAGCGCTAAAGCGCAACAACGTACCTCAATTTTAGTTTATCCTTCCAACAAATCTACAAATGGCTGCATTTGTTGTAACGCTTCTTCCCGCCAATTATCATCAGTTTCCCCATCTTCTAAAGTAAATAATCTTTCTCGACAAAGGATTTGCAACAACATCGGCCAACGTCCGCTTTCGGCTAAAATCCACTCTATATCATCCTCTGGAAAAGCTATCGGCGAACTCGCAATTAATTCTCGCGCTTCTGCTTCTGTCAATGCTCCCAAAGTGGCGCTATAGCCGAAAATGTTGAAAAAGGGCGAACTGTGTCCGGTGTGACGCGCTAGTTCGATCGGTGATTCGGGTGTCGCTAAGATAAAAGCTAGATTACCTTGAGTATAGTTGGTGGCGAGCGATCGCAAACTCTCCCAAAACCCATCATCTAATTCCGGACAGCGTTGCAATCCGACGCCAATTTCATCGAGTAAGATAACTGTAGGTTTGTGCAAATTGCCGCTAACCGCATCCATGAATTTATCCAAGTCGCAAGGATTGGGTATCGGCATTTCCAGGCATTCTAATATATAGCCTAACAATCCCTCTCGGCACTGCATTCGCACATCTTGCAAATCTACGAATATCCAGCGATAATTCTCTGGATGGGGCAACCAGTCAGATTTTTGGTTGGGGCGCAACTGTGCTGCTGGGGTGGTGGTGATGTTTTTCAAGTAATGCAGGAGGGAAGTTTTGCCACTACGCCGTTTACCGATAATGGCAGCGTTTTGCAGGGGATGGCGTTTTAGTAAATCGAATATGCGTTTGAGTTCTCGCTGTCGCCCGAAAAAGTAGCGCGGTTGGGTGAGGCAGGAACCAGTGATAAAAGGTGATGGGGGTGGGGGTGCGAATTCTTCTTTACAGGCGATTTCCTGCCATTCTAAGCCCAGCTTTTGGCTAATTTCGACAAAATAGGAAAAATCAATAGGTTTGCCGTTGAGAAAGTTGCTAACGGTGGATCTGGCTATTCCTAATGTGTCGGCTAGTGCCTGTTGGCTAGGAAAGCTGTTACGCTGGATAGCCTGTTTTACTTTGGATATGTACTCTGGGGCAACTTTGAGCGATCGCGCCATACAAAATCAGCGAAAATTGCTCATATCATACCGGAATTCTGCCCAATATCTCAGTAACGCAAGTCAGTCGCCCTTCAGTCAAAAGTCAGACATTGTGAGAAATTTTATAGCCTAGATGTCCGTCAGGGTAACGGTTTGATGGAAGTATCCCAAACAAAGGTACTTCCGTGAATAACTTTAATTGTCTGGAAAAAGCTTTAGCAATTACTTCTGGTATTCTGGCAATTTACCAATGGTGTCCATCTTTAGGAATCGCAGTTGCCGTAGTTATCATATTATATCTGATTGACAATTGCGATGATGATGACTGGGAATAGTTGGAGGTGAAATTTAGGTGCGACTCAAATTGACAGCGTATTACATTAGTTTACGCTGTCAATAATAAACGATACCAGAAACTCGGTTTCTTCAAGCGCCAGAAACCCGGTTTCTTGAAGAAACCGGGTTTCTTTTCTCAAAACGGCAACTTTAGCAACTTCACAAAGTTGAGTTCTCTAGGGTAATCAACCAAACCTATTTTGATAGATTGGGGATTTTTGCTATAACGATACGATTTAAAAAATCTATCCCATACGCTGAGAAGGCTGGCATAATTAGAGTTTGTTTCCTTGACAATTTGCGAGTGATGCAAGCGGTGGTAGTTAGGCGTGACAATCAAATAACTTAAAAATTTATCAACTTTGTATGGCAAATTCCAATTGCTGTGGTGAAATACTACAACTATCGTAAATAGTAATTCATACATAACTGCATGAATTGGCTTTATACCAAATAGCCAAATCAGAAATACTTTAGGCAAATTCGAGACAAGCACTTCAATTGTATGAAAACGATAAGCTGTGGAAATATTCATCTCCATCTCGGTATGATGCACGCGATGAAATCGCCACGCGATAGGCAATGTGTGCATTAATCTGTGCCAAAAGTAGAGATATAAATCGAGGATTAAAAAAGATAAAATAGCTACTAACCAAGTTTGTTTAATTCCTGCAAATAAGCCCAACCAAATGTTTTGTTGCCAAACCCATTTTAACAGCAAAACAGTGGTTAGGCTGGAGGAGATCGCATTCACTATCCCCAGCACAAAATTGTGAGTCACTCTTCTAGAAAAGCTCTGCTTATATTGGAAAAACGGAAACAAATTTTCCAATATCCCAAAAATGAAGAGACTGCCTAAAAGCGCGGTCAATTTAGCGTCCATAACACTAAGCCAGAAATTTATTTAAAAATAGCGATCGCCCGATTATTGTTACTTCTTATTTCCCCAATTAATCAACAACAAATTTCCTGTAATAAACCCAATTATTAACCCAGCATTGTGACCGATAATGCTAACCTGCGGGTGGGTTATATCAAACAGAAATTGCAGCACCACAATAAACAGGATACTTTTTAAATTTTTAGCAGCAACACGAGATTTTTCTCGCAACCAACCGGAGAGCATAATTGCTCCCATCACGCCAATCAAACCCATAATAGCACCAGATGCACCCACCGTAATTCGCTCTTGAGATTCCGCGACAAATCTAGCTAGAATGGCAATTACCAACATCGATCCTATCCCACTGGTAAAGTAGGAAATTAGGTATCTCCAAATGCCGAGACTGCGTTCTACAAAAGAACCAAGAGCGTAGAGAGCTATCATATTCATTCCTAAGTGCAACAAGCCTGCATGGAGAAAAGTTGCATTCAACGCCCGCCACCATTCTCCAGCCCAAAATGCACCTGGTTCCAATGCACCCAGACGATATAATACGCCCTCATATCCCTCGGTTCCTAGCGAGTTTATTAATGAGTACATTGTGAAGCCAAATACTGCCAAATTTATTAAAATCAACGCAGTTGTAGCGTATGCTTTCTTATCGTTAAGTACCGCTCTACCGTATTTACCTTCGTGCTTTAATTCAGTAGCAACGCGAGATAGAATCTGTTTTGAAGACTCAGTTAATACCTGCTGTATATCGATGCGCGACTGAGATAGACGAAGTGCGATCGCATTCCTGAAAGCAATATCCCCCTCATTGTGCAAAGCCAACAATTGCTGACGAGCAACTTCCTCATTTCCCGCTGCCATTTCCGCAGTTGCCAACCAAAATTGGCGCATATTTTTGGGCAACATCGCCAAAGAAATGGAAACTGATTTTTGCAACTCTTCGGTTTGACCGCAAAATGCTAAAATGAACATTCGCACCGTATTGACAGTTGCCGGATCGCCTCTTTTTTCTAAATGTCGTTCCAAGCGATCGAACTCTTGCAACAAACCATTTAAATCTCCTGTTTCCCCCAAAGCTCGCAGGTAGTATGACAAAACGCCCAAATCTTCAAATAATACCTTTGGCGGTAAATCGTTCCGTACCCAAAGCAGCAATTCTTCCCATCGCGCCCCCATTTTATAAAGTATAACTGTGGCATTTCTGCCTATGGAAGTTGCATTATTCTGATAGCGTTTTAAGATTGTGAGAGCCTCAGCCATATCGCCACGCTGACCTATTTCTAAAGCCCGCAATAAATCAGGTTGTTCTCTCCATCCATCGGCTGGATGCAGCCAGCGCAACTTTGCCATTAATTTGCGAGCTTCCGCGTAGCGCCCCGCAGAAATGAGTTGATTAGCCTTCCTCATACCGTTGAGGGGAAGCAACACAAAAATCAGCCACAAACTGCCACCAACAAAACCAGTCCATTGAGGAGCAAGGTAAAAAATTCCTGCCATTACAGCTAAAATAAATATCGTGACAAATAGCCAACCGCGAATCTGGTTAAAAGGAACTCGTAGCAGCGAAATCAGCAAAAAAACGCACCAAAAAGCCACAATCCAAATCAGAAAATCATTTAGATTCATAAAAATTTAAGTGGGGCAGCAGTCGCACTCATTTCTATTGTATAGCTAGGGCGTCGGGCGTCGGGCGTCGGGAGGAGGGAAGAGTACTTGGTAGGGTGGGCATTGCCCACCACCTTCTCTCAACTAACAGCCACATCCAAAACGCGCACTAAAAAAGCCCACTTATCAGCCGCTTCCTCAATAATCTTCGCCGTTGGCTTCCCAGCACCGTGTCCCGCCTTAGTTTCAATGCGAATTAACACCGGATTATCGCCAGAGTGCGCCGCTTGCAAAGCAGCTGCAAACTTAAAACTATGTGCCGGAACTACTCTATCATCGCGATCGGCAGTAGTAATTAAAGTAGCCGGATAAGCCGTACCCGATTTGAGGTTGTGCAGTGGCGAATAAGCATAAAGCGCTGGAAACTCCTCTGGATTTTCCGGCGAACCATATTCAGAACACCACGCCCAACCAATTGTAAACTTATGGAAGCGCAACATATCCATCACACCCACAGCCGGTAACGCCGCCGCAAACAAATCCGGGCGCTGAGTCATGCACGCACCCACCAACAAACCGCCATTGCTACCGCCTGCGATCGCCAGCTTAGCAGAAGACGTATAGCCATTAGCAATTAACCATTCAGCCGCGCCAATAAAATCATCAAAAACATTCTGCTTGTTCAGCTTCATTCCCGCCTGATGCCAATCTTCTCCGTACTCCCCACCGCCGCGCAGATTGGCAATAGCCAAAACTCCCCCCAACTCCATCCATACCAATTGACTAACTGAAAAGCTGGGTGTCAGGGACACATTAAAACCACCATATCCATACAGATAAGTGGGATTATTTCCATCTAGCGGCAAACCCTTTTTGTGGGTGATAAATATCGGCACTTGCGTACCATCCTTGCTGCTATAAAATATTTGCTTCGTCTCGTAGTCATCCGGTTTAAAATCAACCTTTGGCTGACGAAAAAGAGTACTTTCACCAGTTACCATATCGTAGCGATAAATAGTTGTCGGTGTCGTAAAACTCGTAAAGTTGTAAAAAGTTTCCCTATCGTGACGTTTGCCGCCAAAACCACCCGCCGAA
The nucleotide sequence above comes from Aerosakkonema funiforme FACHB-1375. Encoded proteins:
- a CDS encoding GIY-YIG nuclease family protein; its protein translation is MPESIQQEAQAILDTLASIPFEDCIALTKEFRELPMSAGIYAVKHRTLGILYIGKARTLRDRFRGGHKALLWAFIEELKATDIRIAFYQLDFTQWVRLSSELESLIIQAINPPYNVKIPARD
- a CDS encoding helix-turn-helix domain-containing protein yields the protein MARSLKVAPEYISKVKQAIQRNSFPSQQALADTLGIARSTVSNFLNGKPIDFSYFVEISQKLGLEWQEIACKEEFAPPPPSPFITGSCLTQPRYFFGRQRELKRIFDLLKRHPLQNAAIIGKRRSGKTSLLHYLKNITTTPAAQLRPNQKSDWLPHPENYRWIFVDLQDVRMQCREGLLGYILECLEMPIPNPCDLDKFMDAVSGNLHKPTVILLDEIGVGLQRCPELDDGFWESLRSLATNYTQGNLAFILATPESPIELARHTGHSSPFFNIFGYSATLGALTEAEARELIASSPIAFPEDDIEWILAESGRWPMLLQILCRERLFTLEDGETDDNWREEALQQMQPFVDLLEG
- a CDS encoding sterol desaturase family protein, giving the protein MTHNFVLGIVNAISSSLTTVLLLKWVWQQNIWLGLFAGIKQTWLVAILSFLILDLYLYFWHRLMHTLPIAWRFHRVHHTEMEMNISTAYRFHTIEVLVSNLPKVFLIWLFGIKPIHAVMYELLFTIVVVFHHSNWNLPYKVDKFLSYLIVTPNYHRLHHSQIVKETNSNYASLLSVWDRFFKSYRYSKNPQSIKIGLVDYPRELNFVKLLKLPF
- a CDS encoding rhomboid family intramembrane serine protease; translated protein: MNLNDFLIWIVAFWCVFLLISLLRVPFNQIRGWLFVTIFILAVMAGIFYLAPQWTGFVGGSLWLIFVLLPLNGMRKANQLISAGRYAEARKLMAKLRWLHPADGWREQPDLLRALEIGQRGDMAEALTILKRYQNNATSIGRNATVILYKMGARWEELLLWVRNDLPPKVLFEDLGVLSYYLRALGETGDLNGLLQEFDRLERHLEKRGDPATVNTVRMFILAFCGQTEELQKSVSISLAMLPKNMRQFWLATAEMAAGNEEVARQQLLALHNEGDIAFRNAIALRLSQSRIDIQQVLTESSKQILSRVATELKHEGKYGRAVLNDKKAYATTALILINLAVFGFTMYSLINSLGTEGYEGVLYRLGALEPGAFWAGEWWRALNATFLHAGLLHLGMNMIALYALGSFVERSLGIWRYLISYFTSGIGSMLVIAILARFVAESQERITVGASGAIMGLIGVMGAIMLSGWLREKSRVAAKNLKSILFIVVLQFLFDITHPQVSIIGHNAGLIIGFITGNLLLINWGNKK